The Hymenobacter sp. 5317J-9 genome has a window encoding:
- a CDS encoding EamA family transporter — MASWLPYALFSALFAALTAIFAKIGIKGVDSDLATAIRTVVILVLAWGIAVARGATAGLPALSGRTWLFLVLSGLATGASWLCYFRALKLGPVSRVAPIDKLSVALALLLAVAFLGETLSARGALGAGLILAGTLVLAWA; from the coding sequence ATGGCTTCCTGGCTTCCCTACGCCCTGTTTTCGGCCCTCTTTGCGGCCCTCACCGCCATTTTTGCCAAAATCGGCATCAAAGGCGTCGACTCCGACCTGGCCACGGCCATTCGCACGGTGGTCATTCTGGTGCTGGCCTGGGGCATTGCCGTGGCGCGCGGGGCCACGGCGGGACTGCCGGCGCTGTCGGGCCGCACGTGGCTGTTTCTGGTGCTATCGGGGCTGGCCACGGGGGCGTCGTGGCTGTGCTACTTCCGCGCCCTGAAGCTGGGCCCCGTGAGCCGCGTGGCCCCCATCGACAAGCTGAGCGTAGCCTTGGCGCTGCTGCTGGCCGTGGCGTTTCTGGGCGAAACCCTTTCGGCCCGCGGCGCGCTGGGCGCGGGGCTCATCCTGGCGGGCACTTTGGTATTGGCCTGGGCCTGA
- a CDS encoding TonB-dependent receptor — MNRLVPSGIRFGVWGLLTVLLLLLLPLAGRAQGLRVLVRDSARQEPLIGASVAVPGTGLGAGTDATGTAVLDPAPAPGTRLRVSALGFRPQLAVAPAAGAALTVQLAPSAEEIEEVVVTATRTNSRIEDLPTRVEVLGLEELEEESSIKPANIAGLLGDFAGAQIQPTSPTTGNADLRLQGLPGQYTQILRDGVPLYGGFAGSFGLLTIPPLDLRQVELIKGSNSTLYGGGAIAGLVNLVSKTPTLDRPSYALSLNQTTLRETNLTGFAARRGARWGYTAFVGLVNQKEKDVDGDGFVDVPRARSINLHPRLFFYPNAHSQLALGYNGTAESRRAGDLQVLKNGPDIASGRLFYVDNTSLRNTVDLLYVNDSVARGVLTVKATGTDFVRDVNTPVASFTAFQTTYFAEVNYLHAYGRHTVVAGLDANGEQLGSFNRSATPLRSPYRYATVGAFVQDDWRLLPALNLQTGLRYDHHNQFGGFLLPRVALLYKASPSVTARLNGGLGYRAAVPYINSLDERDYPLVQPLRGVRAETSLGINGDVNYQHTFAGFDTPLTLNVNQSFFYTRLADPLVLNGSGFAGVSGQNFLTWQNAADPLSTRGLETYVRLRADETELYLGYVYTDARQQYDAVNTRLPLSARHKFAAVALVDLTEQFNAGIEASYTGQQYLSDGRTTPGYPLFAAIVRYHTDAWTVALNGENLLDYRQTRRERVVSPPLGNPVFSELWAPVEGRVINLSVTWRWVKG, encoded by the coding sequence ATGAATAGACTGGTGCCGTCGGGTATCCGATTCGGTGTGTGGGGGCTCCTGACCGTACTGCTGTTGCTTTTGCTGCCCTTGGCGGGCCGTGCCCAGGGACTGCGCGTGCTGGTGCGCGACTCGGCGCGCCAGGAGCCGCTGATTGGAGCCAGCGTGGCCGTGCCCGGCACCGGCCTGGGCGCCGGCACCGATGCCACCGGCACGGCCGTGCTCGACCCGGCTCCGGCGCCCGGCACGCGGCTGCGCGTGAGCGCGCTCGGTTTTCGGCCGCAATTGGCGGTGGCGCCCGCGGCCGGCGCGGCCCTCACCGTGCAACTCGCGCCCAGCGCCGAAGAAATAGAGGAAGTGGTGGTGACGGCCACCCGCACCAACTCCCGCATCGAAGACCTGCCCACGCGCGTGGAGGTATTGGGCCTAGAGGAACTGGAAGAGGAAAGCAGCATCAAGCCCGCCAACATTGCGGGACTGCTGGGCGACTTTGCTGGCGCCCAAATTCAACCCACGTCGCCTACTACCGGCAACGCCGACCTGCGCCTGCAGGGCTTGCCGGGGCAATACACCCAGATTTTGCGCGATGGCGTGCCGTTGTACGGCGGGTTTGCGGGCTCCTTCGGCCTGCTCACCATTCCGCCGCTCGACCTACGACAAGTAGAGCTCATTAAAGGGTCGAATTCGACGCTGTACGGCGGCGGCGCCATTGCGGGCCTGGTGAACCTGGTGAGCAAAACGCCCACGCTTGACCGGCCCAGCTACGCCCTCAGCCTCAACCAAACCACGTTGCGCGAAACCAACCTGACCGGTTTTGCGGCCCGGCGCGGCGCCCGCTGGGGCTACACGGCGTTTGTGGGCCTCGTCAACCAGAAGGAGAAAGACGTGGACGGCGACGGGTTTGTGGACGTGCCGCGGGCCCGCAGCATCAACCTGCACCCGCGCCTGTTTTTTTACCCCAACGCGCACAGCCAGCTGGCGCTGGGCTACAACGGCACGGCCGAGAGCCGCCGCGCCGGCGACCTGCAGGTGCTGAAGAACGGCCCCGACATTGCCAGTGGGCGGCTGTTTTACGTGGACAATACCAGCCTGCGCAACACCGTGGACCTGCTGTACGTGAACGACAGCGTGGCGCGGGGCGTGCTTACGGTGAAGGCCACGGGCACTGATTTTGTGCGCGATGTGAACACGCCCGTCGCCAGCTTCACGGCGTTCCAGACCACGTATTTCGCCGAGGTCAACTACCTGCACGCGTATGGGCGGCACACGGTGGTGGCCGGCCTCGACGCCAACGGCGAGCAGCTGGGCTCGTTCAACCGCAGCGCCACGCCGCTGCGCAGCCCGTACCGCTACGCCACGGTGGGCGCTTTTGTGCAGGACGACTGGCGCCTGCTGCCGGCCCTCAACCTGCAAACCGGCCTGCGCTACGACCACCACAACCAGTTTGGCGGCTTTTTGCTGCCGCGGGTGGCTTTGCTGTATAAGGCCAGCCCATCCGTCACGGCTCGCCTGAATGGGGGGCTGGGCTACCGCGCGGCCGTGCCCTACATCAACAGCCTCGACGAGCGCGACTACCCGCTGGTGCAGCCCCTGCGCGGCGTGCGGGCCGAAACTTCGCTCGGCATCAACGGCGATGTCAATTATCAGCACACCTTCGCCGGCTTCGATACCCCGCTCACGCTGAACGTGAACCAGTCGTTTTTCTACACGCGGCTGGCCGACCCACTGGTGCTGAACGGCAGCGGTTTTGCCGGTGTCAGCGGGCAGAATTTTCTCACTTGGCAGAATGCCGCTGACCCGCTCTCGACGCGCGGCCTGGAAACCTACGTGCGCCTCCGCGCCGACGAAACCGAGCTTTACCTGGGCTACGTGTATACCGATGCCCGCCAGCAATATGATGCGGTGAACACGCGCCTGCCCTTGTCGGCCCGGCACAAGTTTGCCGCCGTGGCGCTGGTCGACCTCACCGAGCAATTCAATGCCGGAATTGAAGCTTCCTACACCGGTCAGCAATACCTGTCTGACGGCCGCACCACGCCGGGCTACCCGCTGTTTGCGGCCATTGTGCGCTATCACACCGATGCCTGGACGGTGGCCCTGAACGGCGAAAACCTGCTCGATTACCGCCAGACGCGCCGCGAGCGGGTGGTGAGTCCGCCGCTGGGCAACCCCGTGTTCAGCGAGCTATGGGCGCCGGTGGAGGGCCGCGTCATCAACCTGTCGGTGACGTGGCGCTGGGTGAAAGGCTAG
- the argH gene encoding argininosuccinate lyase has protein sequence MKIWEKGFSVNDTIEKFTVGRDRELDMYLAPFDMLASKAQANMLAKAGLISEEERQQLITGLDELLAQVEAGTFAIEADFEDVHSKIEHYLTQKFGDAGKKIHTARSRNDQVLTAIQLFLKDYTERIATKMMALVRVLVQKAEAHQADLLPGYTHFQAAMPSSFGLWFSAYAEHLLLDLALFEAAHTVANQNPLGSGAGFGSSFPIDREMTTREMGFGSVAVSAVGAQMLRGKTEKTVAFAIAGAAGTLGKLAYDLVMYNSQDLGFVTLPKEFTTGSSIMPHKKNPDVFELVRAHANRLQALPNDIILATSNLPSGYHRDFQLLKELLFGPMVQFADLLDILLFALPEIKIKPGVIEQEKYDAVFSVENINQLIIAGVPFRDAYQQVGRAVEDGSYVPHREFHTTHLGSIHNLGLAEIAAKMERWQQSTLFTTK, from the coding sequence ATGAAAATTTGGGAGAAAGGATTTTCGGTAAACGATACCATTGAGAAATTTACGGTGGGTCGCGACCGGGAATTGGACATGTACTTGGCGCCTTTTGATATGCTGGCGTCGAAAGCGCAGGCCAACATGCTGGCCAAAGCCGGTTTGATATCGGAAGAGGAGCGTCAGCAATTAATTACCGGCCTGGACGAGCTGCTGGCGCAGGTAGAGGCCGGCACATTTGCCATTGAAGCCGATTTTGAGGACGTGCATTCCAAAATCGAGCATTACCTCACCCAGAAGTTTGGCGACGCCGGCAAAAAAATACACACGGCCCGCTCACGAAACGACCAGGTGCTGACGGCCATTCAGCTGTTTTTGAAGGACTATACCGAGCGCATTGCCACGAAAATGATGGCGCTGGTGCGGGTGCTGGTGCAAAAGGCTGAGGCCCACCAGGCCGATTTGCTGCCGGGCTACACGCACTTTCAGGCGGCCATGCCCAGCAGCTTTGGGCTGTGGTTTTCGGCGTATGCCGAACATTTGCTGCTGGATTTGGCGCTGTTTGAAGCGGCGCACACCGTGGCCAACCAAAACCCGCTGGGCTCGGGCGCGGGCTTCGGCAGCAGCTTCCCGATAGACCGCGAAATGACGACCCGCGAAATGGGTTTTGGCAGCGTGGCGGTGAGTGCCGTGGGGGCGCAAATGCTGCGCGGCAAAACGGAAAAAACGGTAGCTTTTGCCATCGCCGGCGCGGCCGGCACGCTGGGCAAACTGGCCTATGACCTGGTGATGTACAACAGCCAAGATTTGGGCTTTGTGACGCTGCCGAAGGAGTTTACAACGGGCTCCAGTATTATGCCGCACAAGAAAAACCCCGACGTGTTTGAGCTGGTGCGGGCCCATGCCAACCGCCTGCAGGCGCTACCCAACGACATTATACTGGCCACCAGCAACCTGCCCAGCGGCTACCACCGCGACTTTCAGCTGCTAAAAGAGCTGCTGTTTGGGCCTATGGTGCAGTTTGCTGACTTGCTCGACATTCTGCTGTTTGCCTTGCCTGAAATCAAGATTAAGCCCGGCGTGATTGAGCAGGAGAAATACGACGCTGTTTTCTCGGTCGAAAACATCAATCAATTAATTATTGCCGGGGTGCCGTTTCGCGATGCGTACCAGCAGGTGGGGCGCGCCGTGGAGGACGGCAGCTACGTGCCACACCGCGAATTTCACACCACGCATCTGGGCAGCATTCACAACCTGGGGCTGGCCGAAATAGCTGCCAAAATGGAGCGCTGGCAGCAAAGCACGCTTTTTACCACTAAGTAG
- a CDS encoding M20 family metallo-hydrolase has protein sequence MPDVINSLHEAAVALLMQLIKTPSFSREEADTATLIEAFLTAHGATPHRRQNNVWAFSEHFDAQKPTILLNSHHDTVKPGAGWHENPFGAVLEGDKLTGLGSNDAGASAVSLLATFLHFRNKPNAFNLICAITAEEEISGANGIRSVLPEFGKIELGIVGEPTGMNLAIAEKGLLVLDGTAHGKTGHAARDEGENALYKALDDIQWLRNYQFPKVSGLLGPVKTTVTQISAGSQHNVVPDRCQFVVDVRTNELYSNQEVLAIIRANVQAEITPRSTHLNSSRISENHPLIQKGKTMGKQIYGSPTLSDQSMMPFETLKMGPGDSARSHTPNEYILLSEIESGIRDYISLLSDFSF, from the coding sequence ATGCCTGACGTAATAAATTCATTGCACGAGGCCGCGGTTGCGTTGTTGATGCAGCTGATAAAAACGCCCTCGTTTTCGCGGGAAGAGGCTGACACGGCAACGCTGATAGAAGCGTTTCTGACCGCGCACGGCGCCACCCCGCACCGGCGGCAAAATAACGTATGGGCATTCTCGGAGCATTTTGATGCGCAGAAGCCTACCATTCTGCTCAACTCGCACCATGACACGGTGAAGCCCGGCGCGGGGTGGCATGAGAACCCGTTTGGAGCAGTGCTGGAAGGCGATAAATTGACCGGCCTGGGTAGCAACGATGCCGGCGCATCGGCAGTTAGCTTGCTGGCCACGTTCCTGCATTTTCGAAATAAGCCAAACGCGTTTAATTTAATTTGCGCAATAACCGCAGAGGAGGAGATTTCCGGCGCCAATGGCATTCGCAGTGTGCTGCCCGAATTTGGCAAAATTGAGCTCGGAATTGTGGGGGAGCCAACGGGCATGAACCTGGCCATTGCTGAAAAAGGCCTGCTGGTACTTGACGGCACTGCGCACGGCAAAACCGGCCATGCGGCCCGCGACGAAGGCGAAAATGCCCTCTACAAAGCGCTTGATGACATTCAGTGGCTGCGTAATTACCAGTTTCCAAAGGTGTCGGGGCTGCTGGGGCCTGTTAAAACCACTGTGACGCAAATCAGCGCCGGCTCGCAGCACAACGTGGTGCCCGACCGCTGCCAGTTTGTGGTGGACGTGCGCACCAACGAGCTGTATAGTAACCAGGAGGTGCTGGCGATAATTCGGGCGAATGTGCAGGCAGAAATAACGCCACGTTCCACGCATTTAAATTCGTCGCGCATCAGCGAAAATCATCCGCTTATTCAGAAAGGAAAGACCATGGGTAAGCAGATTTACGGCTCGCCCACGCTGTCGGACCAGTCGATGATGCCGTTTGAAACCCTGAAAATGGGGCCGGGCGACAGTGCCCGCTCGCATACGCCCAACGAATACATTTTGCTCAGTGAAATTGAGTCGGGTATTCGTGATTATATCAGTTTGCTGTCGGATTTTTCTTTTTGA
- the argB gene encoding acetylglutamate kinase: protein MNSVVKIFKIGGGIIDHEAELQEFLRLFSGVSGPKILVHGGGKGASDMLRQLGIAPRMVNGRRITDAATLDLVTMFYAGKTNKQIVATLQMLGVNALGLTGADGNVIQAVKRPVREIDYGFVGDLSEASVNTHMLHHFLVLGLTPVLCPINHDGHGQLLNTNADTIAASVAKALCKQYEVELHFCFEKRGVLTDISDETSVIPKINLADYALLKESGVIADGMLPKLENAFDALQFGVEKVIIEHALYIDDALHTTLCLT from the coding sequence ATGAATTCGGTAGTAAAAATATTTAAAATAGGCGGCGGCATCATTGACCACGAAGCCGAATTGCAGGAATTTCTACGCTTGTTTTCCGGCGTCAGCGGCCCGAAAATATTAGTGCATGGCGGTGGCAAAGGCGCCAGCGACATGCTGCGCCAATTGGGCATTGCGCCGCGCATGGTAAACGGCCGCCGCATCACCGACGCCGCCACGCTGGATTTGGTAACGATGTTTTACGCGGGCAAAACCAACAAGCAAATTGTGGCCACGCTGCAAATGCTGGGCGTCAACGCCTTGGGCCTGACCGGCGCCGACGGCAACGTTATTCAGGCGGTGAAGCGCCCGGTGCGGGAAATCGACTATGGTTTTGTGGGGGATTTGAGCGAGGCCAGCGTGAATACACACATGCTTCACCACTTTCTGGTGCTGGGGCTTACGCCGGTGCTCTGCCCAATTAATCACGACGGGCACGGACAGTTGCTAAATACCAATGCCGATACCATTGCGGCATCGGTGGCCAAAGCCTTGTGCAAGCAATACGAAGTAGAACTGCATTTTTGCTTCGAAAAGCGCGGCGTGCTGACTGATATTTCCGATGAAACATCAGTAATTCCAAAAATTAATCTGGCCGACTACGCATTATTAAAAGAAAGCGGGGTAATTGCCGACGGCATGCTGCCTAAATTAGAAAATGCATTTGACGCGCTGCAATTCGGAGTGGAAAAAGTGATTATTGAGCATGCGCTTTATATCGATGACGCGCTTCATACCACGCTATGCCTGACGTAA
- a CDS encoding GNAT family N-acetyltransferase has product MTIRVATPADAQYAEQLCQWYIESAKTRGTGIAKREPAYVAKKMESGDAIIAFVDDELAGFCYIETFDDKTFVVNSGLIVNAEIRKGGVGRAIKQAVFELSRTKYPQAKIFGITTSLAVMKINTDLGYEPVTFSELTTSEDFWKGCKSCKNYGILMENERKMCLCTGMLYDTPEKQLVQVQVPDFAAHITPPLPIGTDPAPTPSETDSAL; this is encoded by the coding sequence ATGACAATTCGGGTTGCAACGCCAGCGGACGCACAGTACGCTGAACAATTATGCCAGTGGTACATCGAGTCGGCCAAAACGCGCGGCACGGGCATCGCCAAGCGCGAACCAGCTTACGTGGCCAAAAAGATGGAAAGCGGCGACGCCATCATCGCCTTCGTCGACGACGAGTTGGCAGGTTTCTGCTACATCGAAACCTTTGACGACAAGACGTTTGTGGTAAACTCCGGTCTGATTGTGAACGCCGAAATCCGCAAGGGTGGCGTGGGCCGGGCCATCAAGCAGGCGGTGTTCGAGCTGTCGCGTACCAAGTACCCGCAGGCCAAAATTTTCGGCATTACGACCAGCCTGGCTGTGATGAAAATCAACACGGACCTGGGCTACGAGCCCGTCACCTTTTCAGAGCTGACCACTAGCGAAGACTTCTGGAAAGGCTGTAAAAGCTGCAAAAACTACGGCATCCTGATGGAGAACGAGCGCAAGATGTGCCTCTGCACTGGCATGCTCTACGACACGCCCGAGAAGCAGCTTGTGCAGGTGCAAGTGCCCGATTTTGCCGCGCATATCACCCCCCCGCTGCCCATCGGCACCGACCCCGCCCCTACTCCTTCTGAAACCGATTCTGCACTGTAA